In Streptomyces pluripotens, the genomic window GCCCGCCGGGCGAGTGCGGCGAGGTCGTTGACCTGGGGGTAGGAGTTCTGCAAAATCCAGCGGATCTTGCCGGCGTCCTTGTTCGTGCCCAACGACGTGCCGCTCCAGGGTGTCTCCTGGTATCTGGTGTCACGCTGGGTGGGGTTGTGGAGGTCGACGCAGTACGTCTGCAGGGTGCCGCCGCCGTCCACCGACATCTCGAACAGTCCCGCAGCCACGTGCTGATCGCCGCCGTCCGCGTGGATCACGGCATCGCCGTAGGTCTTGAGACCGTTGATGGTGGCCGTCGCCCCGCCCTGGGTCTGCGGCGTTCCTGCGGCCAGGGCCGTGCCGGCGCCGGCCAGCACGAGCCCGGACACCGTGGCAGCAACGGCAAGGCGAGCCACCCCGGTGGACCGACGGAACGCAGCAAGCGCAACAAGCACAGAATTCCCCTTCGAGCAGGACCCGTTGGACGTGGGGGACGGTCCCACCAGCAGAATCGGCGGCCCCGAGGGGCATGCCTGGCATCTTATGGATCGGGCAGAGCCACACCTGCCGGTCAGATCATCCGATTGCCGATCCGATCCGTAATCGTTATCGCCGGGACCAGTCATGAGCTGCGCTTATCGATAAATCCACCTGGTTCCACGCGGCATGCGCAGCAGGTGCTCCGAACAAGCCGTGCTTCGGCACGGAAGGTCCGCAATCCGATGCTTGGTTGGCAATAGTGAGGCCAGAGACGTCACATCACCCCACTTGTGCATGGGTGACGACCTGTCGCCGCTTTCTGTGGAAGTGACGTCAGGTCACTTCCACATGTGAAGCTGGCCGTTCTGCCGGATTTCCATCCGGGGTCTCCGTAGGTCGCGGAACCTCCCAGTCCGGCTCCGGCCTGGTCGCCATCGGTGCTGCCTCCGACTTGGTCGGGCGTTGGAAGGCCGCAGTGCCGCGTGACAGGTCGTGGCCGATCGCCACGGCGTCGATATCAGCGGACGGCCGTTGCTGCTGGCCCTCGCGCACGTCCGTGCGCACCTTGAGTCGCCCCTGGACGATGACCGGCTGGCCCACTTCCACACACGCGGCGACGTTCACAGCGAGCTGGCGGTTGACCCACACCGTGAAGAAGTTGGTGTGTCCGTCCGTCCAGGCCCGCTTGTCCCGGTCCCAGTAGCGCGCGGTCACGGCCAGCCGGAACCGGGCCGACGTCCCCACCGCCGACTCCCGGTACACCGGCTGCGTCGCCACATTGCCCACCACACAGATATGGGTCTCGTTCACGTCCTCGCTCTCCTCCCCGCCGGCCCGTCCTGGCCGGGCGGACACGCCTACGGGCCCGTCCCGTACGGCTGCGCCTACGGTGTGGGCGCCCGCGCCCCATGGGCGCCCACACGCACGCCGACCACCCGCACCGACCTCTGGGCCTCCGGCCGGACCTGCCGTGTGATCGCCGTGGCCTCAGACTGCCTCCGCCGGACCGAGCCCGCTGAACGCTGTGGAGAACCACTCACCTGTGGCACACCCCGCCACTCGTACGAGTGACCTCTCTCCTCGCCCCCCTCACCCACCCCCGGGAAGGTCCGCGGGCTCACCCCACTCCGGCACCCACTCCGGCACCCGCACCGGCGCCGGTGCGCACGACCCTCCCGTACTGCTCCCGCACCTCCTGGTACCGCAGCAATTCCGCCGCCACTGGATCGAGCACCCGGGCCCGGCCGCAGTTCGCGGCTGCCTCCCGCAACTGCCGTTCCGCATCCTGGCCGTAGCGCCGCGCGGGTCCCCGGGCCGCCATCCGGCAGCCCCACTCCACCA contains:
- a CDS encoding single-stranded DNA-binding protein, whose translation is MNETHICVVGNVATQPVYRESAVGTSARFRLAVTARYWDRDKRAWTDGHTNFFTVWVNRQLAVNVAACVEVGQPVIVQGRLKVRTDVREGQQQRPSADIDAVAIGHDLSRGTAAFQRPTKSEAAPMATRPEPDWEVPRPTETPDGNPAERPASHVEVT